In Erigeron canadensis isolate Cc75 chromosome 7, C_canadensis_v1, whole genome shotgun sequence, one DNA window encodes the following:
- the LOC122607083 gene encoding uncharacterized protein LOC122607083, whose product MEKKSPLITKRIWKLVHVMFFMVKKRIAKTNILADLNMMISKRGKIAGKALQNLNNMFHHNNHNNANIAPSGDYEFSCRNTPPYPLSLFSNHKKYHSKRDHDLSTTSPPLALDEDDCNDNMVINAAVLNVLNHMRTNGATSTPPRITDSPFPETNGREDNGRVDEAAQMFINRFYNDRRRES is encoded by the coding sequence ATGGAGAAAAAATCACCATTAATCACCAAGAGAATATGGAAATTGGTACATGTGATGTTCTTCATGGTGAAAAAAAGAATTGCCAAAACAAACATCTTGGCTGATCTTAACATGATGATTTCAAAGCGTGGCAAGATTGCGGGTAAGGCCTTACAAAACCTTAACAATATGTTCCATCACAATAACCACAATAATGCGAATATTGCTCCATCCGGCGACTATGAGTTCAGCTGTCGCAACACCCCTCCTTATCCGctttctctcttttcaaatcACAAGAAATATCACAGCAAACGCGACCACGACCTTTCTACTACTAGCCCGCCATTGGCTCTAGACGAAGACGATTGTAATGACAATATGGTTATCAATGCCGCGGTTCTTAATGTTCTTAATCATATGCGTACAAACGGCGCCACATCAACACCACCCAGGATAACTGACTCACCATTTCCTGAAACTAATGGTCGCGAAGATAATGGCCGTGTGGATGAGGCTGCTCAGATGTTCATAAACAGATTCTATAATGACCGGAGACGTGAAAGTTGA
- the LOC122607084 gene encoding uncharacterized protein LOC122607084 — protein sequence MEQNLPIITKKVWRLVRVMFFMLKKGIAKRKFLLDLNTMMKRGKITGKASTIPREYEFSCRDTPPYPLSLFSTNKKHQNKRTPFATYCNPPLVVDDCDDIIINSAVLKALGREAPVVDEQLMKMDSPAAYDNEDDCVDEAAENFIRRFYNDRIRTEN from the coding sequence ATGGAACAAAATTTACCAATAATCACTAAGAAAGTATGGAGGTTGGTGCGTGTGATGTTCTTCATGTTGAAGAAGGGAATTGCCAAACGAAAATTTTTACTTGACCTTAACACGATGATGAAGCGCGGCAAGATCACTGGCAAGGCCTCAACGATCCCCAGAGAATACGAATTTAGTTGTCGTGACACCCCTCCTTACCCGCTCTCTCTTTTTTCTACTAACAAGAAACACCAAAACAAACGCACCCCCTTTGCTACTTATTGTAATCCACCTTTGGTTGTGGACGATTGTGATGACATAATTATAAATTCTGCTGTACTTAAAGCACTCGGTAGGGAGGCTCCCGTGGTTGATGAACAACTGATGAAAATGGACTCACCAGCAGCATACGATAATGAAGATGATTGTGTAGACGAGGCCGCTGAGAACTTCATTAGGAGGTTCTATAATGATCGGATACGTACTGAAAACTAA
- the LOC122607086 gene encoding uncharacterized protein LOC122607086 — protein MMIMKRGKIVGKAFNNLLFHHHHNWAANSFHHHPHCLSSPTPSSDEYEFSCTTTPQYPLSLFSPNKQHKKKNDHGEYTTNIDMNHHDDMIINNASVIKALEMLTSTNASPALPKFGKSPTVKQLRITDSPFPLSNGEGDGYKVDEAAEKFIMRFYNDLRRQN, from the coding sequence ATGATGATCATGAAACGTGGCAAAATCGTCGGAAAAGCCTTTAACAACCTTCtttttcaccaccaccacaactgGGCTGCCAATTCCTTCCACCATCACCCACACTGCCTCTCCTCCCCCACACCATCATCCGACGAATACGAGTTTAGTTGCACCACCACTCCTCAATACCCACTTTCTCTTTTTTCCCCAAACAAAcaacacaaaaagaaaaatgaccATGGCGAGTACACCACAAATATTGATATGAATCATCATGATGATATGATTATCAATAATGCTTCTGTAATAAAGGCATTAGAGATGCTAACAAGTACCAATGCATCACCGGCTCTCCCGAAATTTGGGAAGAGTCCGACGGTTAAGCAGTTGAGGATAACGGATTCGCCATTTCCATTAAGTAATGGTGAAGGAGATGGTTATAAAGTGGATGAGGCTGCTGAGAAGTTTATTATGAGGTTCTATAATGATTTGAGACGTCAAAACTAA
- the LOC122608605 gene encoding uncharacterized protein LOC122608605 translates to MEQNFVVITKKAWRLVRVMFFMLKKGIAKRKFLLDLSMMLKRGKITSKASTIPKEYEFSCRDTPPYPLSLFSSHKKHENKHSRLARSNTPLVVDDCDDIIINPAVLKALDMMTSRASPKDEQLMRMDSPAAYNEDKDDCVDEAAENFIRRFYNDRIRTEN, encoded by the coding sequence ATGGAGCAAAATTTTGTTGTAATCACCAAGAAAGCATGGAGGTTGGTGCGTGTGATGTTCTTCATGTTAAAGAAAGGAATTGCCAAAAGAAAATTCTTACTTGACCTTAGCATGATGTTGAAGCGTGGCAAGATCACTAGCAAGGCCTCAACGATCCCCAAAGAATACGAGTTTAGTTGCCGCGACACCCCTCCTTACCCACTCTCCCTCTTTTCCTCCCACAAGAAACACGAAAACAAACATAGCCGCCTTGCTAGGTCTAACACACCATTGGTTGTGGATGATTGTGATGATATTATCATAAATCCTGCGGTTTTGAAGGCTCTTGATATGATGACAAGTAGGGCGTCTCCCAAGGATGAGCAACTAATGAGAATGGACTCACCGGCGGCATACAATGAGGATAAAGATGATTGTGTAGACGAGGCTGCTGAAAACTTCATAAGGAGGTTCTATAATGATCGGATACGTACTGAAAACTAA